In Primulina eburnea isolate SZY01 chromosome 5, ASM2296580v1, whole genome shotgun sequence, a single window of DNA contains:
- the LOC140832466 gene encoding two-component response regulator-like PRR73 isoform X4 translates to MLCSVCTLRNLSEQTEQVGGVVIMNIEANEEKGSLDEDRGAKDQNAGGTTELETPGEVQIQHQPSQGTLVCWERFLHVRSIRVLLVENDHSTRHVVSALLRNCNYEVLDAANGLQAWKILQDLTNHVDLVLTEVVMPNLSGIALLCKIMSHKTRKNIPVIMMSSNDSMGLVVMCLSKGAVDFLVKPIRKNELKNLWQHVWRRCHSSSGSGNESGTQTKKYVKSKGCEKSENSESNDGENDGSNGLTVGGGSDDGSGAQSSWTKQAVEVESSQAMSPMDQAAECQDSMCARVIRSNAKTSGTKRMHICVSGRGHEQKPPDTVEEDKNLKTNIPKDWESQSDNLVKVPLTLTGSNLKSLSEVKCNTSIKQVAEGRPTPMSECLFEKYEGNNATDDLKEPKLEPSLKRLRGVQDTGSSVQDDRYILRPSVQSAFSSRYNTSSNFLKAADGITGNCSITGNSNEVAKKESVADVQLLLTGGLAYQGSNGVSDNIDMGSTTTKLATQPSIRKDKSKATSTINGLHPSAFKPMKNDLRLSQHRDNPLVQGCSSKELEIQHLHHEKNYHLNHHFHNLEPSSNLDDSELRKLASHDPNSASSSVLGGPIYYSLNGSASGSNRVSNGQNGSNTAISTPENNAESDVGQAGKSGSGDANNTGGGGNRMDENKLAQREAALNKFRLKRKERCFTKKVRYQNRKKLAELRPHVRGQFVKKTGHDSSNDCSDK, encoded by the exons ATGCTATGTTCTGTGTGTACCTTGAGGAATCTTTCTGAACAGACGGAACAAG TTGGTGGGGTTGttatcatgaatattgaagCTAATGAAGAAAAAGGGTCACTGGATGAGGATAGAGGTGCTAAAGATCAGAATGCTGGAGGCACCACCGAGTTAGAAACTCCTGGGGAGGTGCAAATCCAACACCAGCCGTCTCAAGGGACATTGGTCTGTTGGGAGAGATTTCTTCACGTGAGATCCATTCGGGTCTTGCTTGTGGAGAATGATCATTCTACTCGCCATGTTGTTTCTGCTCTACTCAGGAACTGTAATTATGAAG TACTAGATGCTGCTAATGGACTGCAAGCATGGAAAATCTTACAAGATCTCACCAACCATGTTGACCTTGTCTTGACGGAGGTGGTAATGCCTAATTTATCTGGAATAGCTCTTCTATGCAAGATTATGAGCCACAAAACTCGCAAGAATATTCCTGTCATTA TGATGTCATCAAATGATTCTATGGGATTAGTCGTAATGTGTCTGTCTAAAGGCGCAGTTGACTTCTTGGTGAAACCTATTCGGAAAAATGAGCTTAAGAACCTTTGGCAGCATGTCTGGAGGAGATGCCACAGT TCTAGTGGAAGCGGGAATGAAAGTGGAACACAAActaaaaaatatgtaaaatcAAAAGGCTGTGAGAAATCAGAGAACAGTGAAAGCAATGATGGGGAAAATGATGGGAGTAATGGCTTAACTGTGGGTGGTGGAAGCGATGACGGGAGTGGAGCACAA AGCTCTTGGACAAAGCAAGCTGTAGAAGTTGAAAGTTCACAAGCTATGTCACCAATGGATCAAGCTGCTGAGTGTCAGGATAGCATGTGTGCCCGAGTTATTCGTTCAAATGCTAAGACCTCTGGCACTAAAAGGATGCATATTTGTGTATCAGGGCGAGGTCATGAGCAAAAACCACCTG ATACTGTTGAAGAGGATAAAAATTTGAAGACAAACATTCCTAAAGACTGGGAATCACAATCTGACAATCTAGTTAAAGTTCCCCTTACTCTCACGGGTTCAAATCTCAAGTCCTTGTCAGAAGTAAAATGCAATACAAGCATTAAGCAGGTTGCTGAGGGACGACCCACTCCAATGAGTGAATGCTTGTTTGAAAAGTATGAAG GAAACAATGCAACTGATGATTTGAAGGAACCAAAATTAGAGCCTAGCTTGAAAAGGCTTAGAGGAGTTCAGGACACTGGAAGTTCAGTTCAAGATGATCGTTATATCTTGAGGCCTTCTGTGCAATCTGCTTTCTCGAG CAGGTATAATACATCATCAAATTTTCTCAAGGCTGCCGATGGGATTACAGGGAATTGTTCCATAACTGGTAATAGCAATGAAGTTGCCAAAAAAGAATCTGTTGCTGATGTCCAACTTCTTTTAACTGGGGGTCTTGCGTATCAAGGCTCAAATGGAGTTAGTGACAATATAGATATGGGTTCCACCACTACTAAGCTTGCTACCCAGCCATCAATTAGGAAAGATAAGTCCAAAGCAACTTCCACAATCAATGGCTTACACCCATCTGCTTTTAAACCTATGAAAAATGATCTTAGATTATCCCAACACCGAGATAATCCACTTGTACAAGGATGCTCGAGCAAGGAGCTCGAAATCCAGCACCTCCatcatgaaaaaaattatcacCTTAACCATCATTTTCATAACTTAGAGCCGTCTTCAAATCTTGATGATTCAGAGCTAAGGAAGTTGGCGTCACACGATCCAAACTCTGCATCATCTAGTGTTTTAGGTGGACCCATTTACTATAGTCTGAACGGAAGTGCCTCAGGAAGTAACCGTGTAAGTAACGGACAAAATGGAAGCAACACTGCCATTAGTACCCCCGAGAATAATGCAGAGAGTGATGTTGGCCAAGCTGGTAAAAGTGGAAGCGGGGATGCTAATAACACGGGGGGTGGTGGAAATAGAATGGATGAGAACAAGCTTGCGCAGAGGGAGGCCGCCTTGAACAAGTTTCGTCTGAAGAGGAAGGAAAGATGCTTTACGAAAAAG GTACGATACCAGAACAGAAAGAAACTAGCAGAACTGCGGCCCCATGTACGAGGACAATTTGTAAAGAAAACGGGACATGACAGTTCAAACGATTGCTCGGACAAATAA